From the genome of Rutidosis leptorrhynchoides isolate AG116_Rl617_1_P2 unplaced genomic scaffold, CSIRO_AGI_Rlap_v1 contig442, whole genome shotgun sequence:
GGGCACTCATCAATATTGCCCAAAATCACAAGTTGCTTGATCATCACCCTCTCTTCCATCAATTCCAGGTATTCGTTGAGATGATGTGGATCCAAAATGTTGACCCTCAAAATTGCATGTTCAACAAGTTGCTCTTTCGGTAAAATTGTATAGATTTTGATGTAAAATCCAAAAATTAATGGCTTTTTTTCTTTTCAAATCATGGATTATTTTTCTATTGATAAgtttgtgagagagagagagagagagagagagagagagagagagagagagagagagatgtatATGACTGCATATTGGTGAAGGAGGCGATCTATGCTAGCTTGAAAGAGAAAGACAAGGCAGAGAGAGATTTGCGAGAGAGTGACGTATATGACTGCATATTGGTGAAGGAGGCGATCTATGCTAGCTTGAAAGAGAAAGACAAGGCAGAGAGAGATTTGCGAGAGAGAGATGTATATGACTACATATTGGTGAAGGAGGTGATCTATGCTAGCTTGAAAGAGAAAGACAAGGCAAAGAGAGATTTGCGACGTCATTATGGATGGGGAAGGTTGCGAGAATGTTGTAACAGTTGTGGTCGAGAAGTTGGAGTCGTCGATGAAAGGTCATCCCTACCCTGACAGATCACAATGATTAAGGGAGGAAAAGGAAGGAAGGGTCTCCAACCCTGTTTAATTCAATTTTCTCTTGCAAATAAAAGTAACAACAAAGTGTGGTATGATGTGATTCTACTGGATGTCTGTCATAAGGTACTAAGATGATCATGGCAATATTACCATTGAACTATTTATGATGGATTTGGATACCCTTGTTCCTTCGAGAAGAATGGTGTATATATTACTCTTGCACCATTAAAATTTGATAGTCGCCCCAAGTAGGCAAAGGAAGAAAACGTTGTAACATCCCCATTTGTAATAATAAAAGCCTATGAAGAGACACATGTTGCATGTGCACCTGTGATATCCAAGAGAATAAAGAATCACTTGAATTGCCTTCTTGAAGAATTTAGAAATTTTGCTCCTGATGAAATGCCGACTTGCTTGCAGCACATGCGTAATATTTCAACGCCTCAGTGATCCTCAACAAAGCAGCCAACCCCATGGATCTTGAGGAGCATGAAGAACTCCAGCGCCAAGCGAAAGACCTCATGGAGAAAGGCCTGGTAGAAGAAAGTGCCAGTCATGGGGGCTCTGCCAGCCAGGAGTGGCCATTGGGCCACGCCGGTCCACATGTCACATGTTGGGTCGGGCCACCATTGGCTCGGGcccatttttaaaaaaattaattttaatttttaatgaaaaATTCAAGAAGAAATTAACTAATTTTTATAGCAAAATTTAAAAATAATTGAAATCAATTGAGGAGAATTAACGAAGAACGCTCATTCAATTAAACCAAATTGAAATACAAATATATCTTCAAATATCTTGCAAAAGAAAATTACACATAATGGTGTCCTAATAATGAATACATGCAAATTACACAAAAAATATTTCTGACAAATTCTATATTTTCAATGTCGTGTTCCCCATTATGATTCGGATGATATGGTGTTGTCATTGTCCTCCTTTTCATATTGGGCACGTTTCTCTAAAGCCAATTCTTGCGCAATCATGTCTTGCTACAACCATTTCTAAGCATTCTGCAAATAAGCTGCACCTTTTGTCTCCCAAAGTATGTTGACTAGTATTAAGCGTGAGCTCAATGGTATCATAAATGCCGGTGAGGTTAGCAAGTCATGAGCCGCGGTGGAAAGAATGAAAAAATTATTGGCTTTCCTTTTCCACGATTTTTAGAATGCCAATCTGACTTTATTAGCTTTACGAATGTATTTGGAGTAATCCATTCTCAAGTACATCGCCAATTCATTGGTAGATGAAGATGAAGACCTAATGGAAGGTTCTTGAATTTCTTCTTTTTACGAAATAGAGATCATAAAAATTTCTGACCTTGTGCATCATCATATATTATTCTTCATAACAAGTACCAATACGCTTAACCATATTTTATTCAGTCATTTTATCAATATTCTACTAGACTTTTTAAAAAGTTTCCTAAAAAATGTATTCATAAACCACTTTAAACTGCTATTTTTTTAATCATATTGAGCACGCTTTTAAATGGGAAGGTCatattcgtttcttttcttactatAAGTGGATCTtaagaacatgaatggacaaaggCTTCTTGCACCAACAATCCATTTTCTATTGTTGCTAATTGAATAGATGACAATCTGAACAAGATTTTATGTGAGATAATTATATGCGAACGTAACAGTTGGATTCTCAAGAGACATGTAAGTTGCGTTTGGGAGCCGGGATAAAATTCGGGATAGGATAAAATTTATCCCATCCTTCTTTTGATGCTTGCTCGGTATAtgataaaataagatataaaagggATAAAGATCGAATAAAATTATTTCATGGGAGAGGTGGAATAAAGGAAGATATGATTTCCAATATCGATGataggaattttttttttcaaataacaAATTTCTTAAATTAACAAATTAAAGTTATATttgaatataaataatatttgaATTCTAAATATGAGAAATTcaaaataacaaaaataaaatttatttttgatttaatcttatttttatttatatattcgaATTTAATTCTATCTTATAATATAaattcaatatataaatatatctattgCATATTTtagatgttttagtattttaggtatattagTACAATTTTCTATTTaatacaattttattagagaatgatGGAATGGGAAGAAAGAAATAAAAAAGAAATTAATTAAAAAgcgagaaaataaaataaaaaataaaataaataaaagttttGCGAGAGATTTTTATCACTCCGTTTGTAAAATTTGTGATTCATATAGGCGTTCATACGAAACAATTTATAATATGATGTGAATATGTATGGCTTTATTATTACAATCATCAAATAGTGGATATGATATAATAAAATCCTCTCAATTTTATATCCTATCATTTAGAAATCTGGATGATTAAACATATAAGGGACATACGTCGGGCATGCATGAAAAAATTTCATATTAAGGATTAAAAAGCTTTTGAATAGGAAATAATGCTTTAAGAATATAAATTTTGATGCCATAACAAAATATGGAAGAACTATTGGAAAATGTTTCGTTTTTGGATAATGGCCAATTAACCTACCAGAATTAAAAGATGAATTATCAGTTATAAGGTTTAAGAAGCTTTCTAGATTTAATGTCACTACCATACTAGTGATCAAGATCAAGAGTTAACATGGTGCAAATTACTAAAAAGGACTCAATAGTGCATGAACTACATCCGTGAGCTATTGCTTTCATGTTTGTCAATTAATGAATGGAGTACTAGAAACCATCACGCTTACGGACATCATCTCCGAACCATACCAGCAACCATAGTAAAAACCCCCATCTCAGCTGAGCATATAACATGTACAGAGAACAGGCATACTCACGCATTCAGATTTCAAGCAACCGAGACGAATATCAAGAAATCATACTTAATAACTTGGTGTAAACCGCATTATGTTATGCGTATTGTGTTGAGGCGCATTCAGATTTAGCCACTAATATGGATTAGCTCCTGTCCTTATCTTTGAGACATAGTATCGATTGCGGGCACAGAGAACACGAAACCAAATCATGGAATcaacacaattttttttttcttttgcatCAAAAACGATTTAAGAATTAGCAAGTGAGTGGAGATCGTGAAGAACAATTCTTATTCGTAGTTATTTTTGCGTAGACAATATTAATGCAGCTATATTCCACTCATTAACGAAAAAATCCCCTCACCTATATAAATGCGATTAAAGAATTTCTTTCCTAGAACACAAATCCTGCTTCTGCATTTTCATCACCATTTCTGTTCATGCCTTTCAGCATCATCAAGCCATAAAGCTCAGATTCTTCTCCTTCACGACTCAAACGAATCTCAGAATCTCAATACGCATTCCAGCTTGCTCATTCTTTGAAAGCGCAGTGGTTGGCTACGAATGGTGATCGGACCAGAGAGCGGACGTCGTGGAAGCGTTGGTGTTGAAAATTGGGCCAATGAAGGAAAAACGAATCAGCTTTGAATACTTCGATCAATCTGACCGGAAAACAGAGCATAACAGAGGAAATCCGATCCAACGCGATCTTCAACAACCTAAAAAGAACAGACTTCAGCGACGAACATCTGAAAGAATCAAAGGTAAAGCTCGGTGAAGAGGAAATATAGATCCTGAATCGATAGCGTCGCTGGAGATGAGCTCCTAAACTGATTGCGTCGGTGGAATCAGAGCTGACTGAGGCAAAATGCTGGTGACACGCGAGATATCGAGAAATCAATGTCGCCAAttgaataaaaaataataataattagaaatcagAGAATGAGAGAGATTTGATCCTGTTGGAGCGATCGAATGAGTTTATAAACTTCCATGCTAAGTGAAAACTGGAAGCTCAAAGGCTTCGGGTTGTTGAGGGTCCGGGTAACAAGCTCGAGCTCATCGACCGAGTAAACGATTCGAAGCTCAAGCGCGAGAGCATCGCGATTGAAGAGCAGGAATGCGGCAAGAAACCTGAATACCGATTCCTCGAAGCTTGAAGACGAGCGATGAAGTTGAAATCGCGAGCCGAATTAGAAGGAGATCCAGGACCTTGGGCTGCAAATTATTGAAATTTCTTCCAGTCTTTTCAAAGGGGCCCATGCCAAATTGATCAAAATTTGGACTTGAATGATCTGGCCTCGTGGGTTGAGGTATGATGGACTAGACCCAATTGAGCACTTTTTTTAATTTgtcatttgttatatatatattataaacctccATTTCCTTTTTATAAAAAGACGTAATTTGCGGGCAAAAATCAGGTGACGACCTAgattgataatttttttttttttttttatggtgaACACAACAATAACGAATCCAACAAATTTAAGTCAAGATTGATTCGAAATGTAATCACTAAATTTTGATTCTATCCAAATTAGTGTGGAAGAAATCTTGCATTTTATCGTCTACATTACACTTTGAACCACACAAATGAACTCACCTTAGGGGTTTTGAACAAATCATAATGTGGATGTCAATTATTTTACGTGACACCATCAACAATAATATGGACAATTTTTGTAACTTTTCTCAATTTTTAGactttattttatttttctcttttctttcccttTTTTGTTGCAATTGATGAGGCTGACGATGGTCCGATGGCCCTCATCAATCACTGGGCAAGGGCGACCCTTGCCCAAGTGAGGCCAACCCTCATTGTCCATTGCTTGTGGTTGATCTCCGATCATGACTTAAAACCAGCTACTTTTGAAAAGAAAAGAattcaaaaaaattaaaaattaaaaatcatccaCGTTAATACTGGTCATATCACATGAGATAGCTGGTATTGACTGCATCGTCGCATCAGtagtttttgattaatttagttaaaagGACTACATtgataaattattaaaatatttaagattaaaTTAGCataattaaaaattttattactaaattgaccGCTGAACAATAGGTTTATAAATTTTACCAGAATTTTTCCTAAAGTCTTACAACTCAACTCTTTTGCACAGCATCTATCTTTCGATACTACCCATTgtgaaaattaaataaaaaaacttTTCCTTCAAGTATCAATCTTACGCTATCTAACCTCATGACGATCCTAATTATTGCCAACCAAACAAAAAATAAATTGCTTGATGAAGAGTTACTCTTGAAATATGCCAACGACATTTTAGATAGCATGCACACGTATATCAAAGCAAACTAATTAACTATTCGAAGCTTTACACGAATAATAGAATATCAGTACACTTCCCATAAAATTCACTACATTGAGAATATCTTTCTTAGACTCGGTCCATTGAATTGTGTGGATCATAACTATTAATTTTGTGAATCCACATGAGTGCCATATGTCAGTCTCAAAATATCAACAATGGTCATCATGCATTTAATTTACTGGACACGAATCCAAGCAAATATTTCCTGTTGCATTGAAAAAGGATGACAACGAGCCTGGCGAGATTTTGGTATAAACATCATGTATCATCACGCACAATCAGCTACACTATATGTATGCCTGCACAATCACGATTAAAGGTTTATCAAGAAATGCCGACGACAGAGGTTGAGCAGTAAAAGTAACTCCTAGCAACTTGGGTAAATCTCAGCACTCGAGGACCAAGGCGTGCCATTTCCCCATACACCTTTaagcagtttttattttttattttttatgtgaGGGTAATTTTGGAAGTAAAGCAGTCAGACAGAAATGGGTTTTCCCTTATTGTAAAGACTAGTCCTCGTGCACTGTAGAGATTACTTTCGTATTTCTTCTTTTATAAATTTAGAGGAATGCAATAGTTAAAACGGCACACAAGTGCGTGTGAGCTGAGTTCCATGGATATTTTCCATGTGAATTTCCTATTTTTAATGATTATAGCATAACTTTTGCTTTTTGTATGCATAAAAAAGAATTTATGCGTATGGAAATCCATTCTACTCAATTTAGTAAAAGACAACTGCTTATCTACACTGGGAGGTGAAAAAACTGCAATATCAACTGTTTAGTACAATTATTACACCTATGTACGCTTGACGATTGAGAAAAAGTATACACTGCCTTTTTTTTTGGACAATGTATACACTGCCTTTATTTTCTTCATAATTGACCAGCGTGCATTTCTTCAAACAAAATGCACAATCATTAACACGATGCAGGATTTAGATTGTTTTCTAAAGTGAAGACAACAATATTGAACCGAACAAATTGCCGTCATGATTGATTCGATAGAGAGGAACGAACTCTTTCATGGAATCCTTCGTAGCTTCTAAATTTGCCTCTATCCTATTGATGCAACTAGAAAGCGACAATACGAGAAGAAGCAAACGGCTAAGGCTCAACAGACTAAGCCGAAAAAAAAGAAAAAGCAAAGATGCAGTTTTCAAAATGTCAATCGTACATTTATCGATATGCTTTTTCTGTATTCCGTATTATAAGAAATACTTCTTATTTGGTAGTAATCTTATGTTTTTGGGAGTTAATGTAGTCTCGTTAACCATTTTATCAAGCATCTTTTGACATACGAGCACACAATGGAAAATTTCTTATATGGTGGAACTCTTATGTTGCCATGGAAGTACTTTCCTAGATAAATTAATGACATTGAGTGCTAGTATGATTTATGTAGTATTATTCTCCTTAGAAAGGTGAATCCCAGCATGTCTTTTTGAAGGTGGGGTTGGGCATGACAATGCTTTTGATCCATCTGTAAATCAACAAAGCGTATGCTTATTTAAGCATACAAGCTTTGTATCTGACTCTCATGGAGGACAGATGGACTGATCCTCAGTTCAATATTAAATGTGCTCATAGGACCTTCGAAGAAACTTGATTGATGGTGGAAATGGAGGCAATGATAATAATGCTTCTTGCTTAGATGCAAACCAAATGCAGGTACTTATGTATATCATGGAAATTTACTTAATAAAAGTCCTAAGCCTAGTGTACGTATATGTTTCTTGAAGTTTATCGCCTGTATCTGATGCATATGCCATCTATCCAAGCAGTTCTAGCATGCAAGAATTCTCCCATCAATGCACCACAATTGATGCACCATAAACGTGGAGTCAGCTAGCATTAAGTTAAGGCCACGCAACTCAACCTCAGTTTTCCAATTCTAATTTCCAATTCATAAGAAAAACAAAATCATCCCTGGGATCATCCTTTCTAGCAATGCAGAGAAAAGAAAAAATGAAAAATCAAAATGAACAAGATTACCTTCTCAAATGGTACATAACAGGAACTTCACAGATTTCCAAATACAGACAGAAACTTCCTCCCATGCTCTGTGCCACTCTTGCCATTTGTTAGGCTCGATTAGATTCTTCCACTAAAGTACTGTCAAGAGTTGGTAACTGTAAACCTGTGAAGAACTGAAGTCCTCACTAGACTGAGCCTCCCATACACAATAAGAAAAAATCTCATCAAGGAAAATTCTACGAGACACACAACATAAGCCGGTTTCATAACAGCATTAAACCGAGGGACAGCAGCAACCGTCCCAAAAATTTTTACACAAAATTGTGTGGAAATGGAATAAACTCATCCATCTAGATTGACCAGGGCATCAATATAACaggaaaaaactaaaaaaaaaagagagaaagaaTATCACGAAACTAGTAGTCAAAACATTTAAATCCGTGAATTACACAAAGGATTCAGTTGGGTAAAATCACAAATACCTGGTGGACGTCACAGAGTGGGGTTCCTTCGTACGAAGGGACAAGCACTGGCGGGAGGAGATAATCTTCCTCACGCAGATATCAATGGCTTTGGCAGCTCTAAACTCTCACTCTATGACTAAGCCATCACCATCCAATTTCAAGGATTGGGCCTGTGGGAGCTCTTGTCAGGTATGCAGCACAGAGCTGGCAATTTCAGGGAAACTGCTTTGTCTTGACATTGCCTCTCATCGGCATTATGCTCAAATAGAAACTTTTTTGGGGGGCGATCACCCGATGGTATAGTGAAATTCATCCATGCGGTACTTCGCTTCTGAGTGATGGTTGAGGGCTTTCCAGAGGAGGGTCTCATGGGTGAGGCCAAACACTAGGAAGTTGCGAGGGGAGGAGCATTTCCTCAGGACGTCCGAGATGGGCTTGAGCTCGGGGTAGGACATGCGGAAAGAGTCGATGGACTTGGATGCGTAGTGAAGGAGGGTGTTGATGACGGTCGATGGCAGAGGCGCGTTGCTATGGGCCGTCGTGGTGGAGGGAAAGGTAGCGGTGGCAGCGGAGGCGGCGGAGGTTGTGGAATACTCTCTGGTGTAAATGAGGGTGACGACGAAGGCGGTGGTCAAGAAGGAGATGAAGGCGAGGAGCCATAGGCGGTTGGAGCTTCCTTGCTTCTGGATGTAAGGGTGGAGGAGGATGAGTCTTGTGTTGCTGTTGTTGACATTCTTCATTTTGCTCTctcagtgagagagagagagagagagttaccaGACCTGTTAGCTCCTTTAAAGGAGTAAAAAGGGACTGTAGGTAAACGGAATTTTAAAGAAACGAATCACTATAATGATAGAAAATATTAGCTAGACTTACATTATTATCATTGAAACATATCGTATTAATCATAGCATTCTTTTTTTCCTTTCAAATTTTTATTTTGTGCGCTCGCGTCACGGTATAGTTACAATACTACTTTTCTGAACTATGAATGAGTGAAATCTCCTACTAATATATTCATGTAACGATTTTTAAATATCCCTTCATCAATCTGTGAAATTTGATAATATGCTTTGATCAATGCTATGGTACGGCGTTATTGTCGCTCTTTCTTATCAATGGAAATTAATGGGGCTTGAACTTCATTCAACGCCATGTGAAGTGGACCCATCTTAGGACTCAGGAAGATAGGCTAGCGGCGAGGGATTGGTGATGTAGCGACCCAACAACAGATTACAAGCCAAGAGTCTCTATTGCTTCTTTGCGTGGGCTTCGCTTCTTAAAGAACCTCCCTAGTTGCCCTCAAACAATTAGTTGTTAATGAATCTAGTTATCTTATCTATTTGGATTTTGAGGGAGACAAGTCAACTATAGCAGGCTTTATCTTGGTAGGAGAAGCATATGCACGTCACAATTTATATCCTATACACAATCACCCCtaataatttgaactttgattAGAAATCCTTAAAAATTAATGTGACAACTTCTATATGAGATTATACGTGGCCCAATCATATTATTTGTGTGATATTGATTGGTTTGGAGTGGAGGCCACAGGGTTACCGTTCATCGTGCTCTCTCCTCACCCGAAGGACGACATGTGTTTTGCTTATAGATGCGATGTAAGAAGTTGCACAACTCCACGTGCTCTCCCCCTCTCCTCTCATCAAGCCTACCATCGAGGCTTAAGTAGTACCGACACTAAAACACGACACTCGACATGCGACACGACATGACACGACGCGTCGACATATCATTTATTAAAGAATAGAGAATTTCGACAGTTTGTGACacgttatatattaaatatatatttatattttatcatttttatgattatattaatcaaattaatttgattcaatttcataaatgaataaataatagaAAAATAGCATAAAATGAATTTACACTAAAAACATTAATCTACCATTTGTTAATATCATTCATTATTTCAATTTGACAAATTCAACtccattttaataatttataaaattttgAGAGGAAAAAAACAAGCAATCAACATTTTAGACTTGTTGTCAGAGCATGTTGGAAGAGAGGAGAAAAAACAAATTAGAGGGTGAATTGTGTATCACAACAAGTAAGATTTAGAAGAAAAGAGAAGGCTATGCTTTTCTTCTTTCCTCTTTatcatttttttaattatttatttgtttttacATATTTACATTTTGACTTCTCATTAATTGAAAATTCTTAAAATTAACCTTGTACATGTTGGAATCACATGTTGAAAATCTGAACTTACTCATCAAAATTCCTGACTAAAGCGTCGAAATATTTGACCAAGTATTAGATTTTCCAACATCTGTTGATTGAGTGTCGGACACATGTCGAAGTGTTTAACATAACACAAAGGCTCCCGAAAAGTGTTGGTACTTCCTAGATTGAGGTGGGTCTCACCCACCATTAAGTCTACCCAGTGGTCAAGTTTGGTTTGCCATCTTTTGCCGCTTATGAAGCGTCAAGCCTCAATTTTGCAgacgaactttttttttttttaatgcatTTCATTTTAGGGTACCGTTGAGAAAAGAATAAATTCTAAAATTGTATGATAATTATTTATTTGTGTTTTCCACATAAATCAAATCATTTAAAAAAAGAGTACCATGTCATCAAATGAGAATGAGACGTACGCCAAACAATCCTCGGTTGCCCCTCATAATTTTTCTTGGATCGTGCTTGAACCGACGGGGCTGCTCCAGCAATTAGTATGGGCAAAGCATATCCAGGAATGGAAAGTGCTTTGGGTACACCCAACAACAAAGTGTGAGATTTATCCCTCTTGTGATGCTCCAACTGCAATCAGAGAGATGCACCGCTTTGTGATTGCGCTCTCGGATACTTGGATGATCAGAAGCTGGAAGATCGTCAGGGCCAATGCGAAAGGAGATCTGCGCCGGAATGTAGTGATGACAAGAAAGATAATTTTTTTCCTCATGCGCAACACCACGCTTGCCGAAAAATTCTGATTCGTTCATGGTTGAAAACATTTAAGCATGCAGGTCATTTTGCTTGAGCGACTGTTCGTGCAGTGCATATGCTAACATTGCTGACTGTCAGATATGGACGGCTGAGAAGTTTTTGGTTCAACTTTTGGCCGATGATGTACTTTTGAGAGATTTCTATGGCCGGATCGCGCAATCGGACTTGAAGGAGGAGCGTAACAAAAAAGAGGAAACCCACTTCGAATTTCTTAACAGCAGTTGTGGTTGTGTCCTTAGCTTTTCTTGTGGTCGTTAGTGTGTCGCTGGTGATTGTTAGGACGAGACCGTCTGCTCATGCAGCAGGCGACCATTTGATGCATTTTGAATATCGGAGTGCTGAAGAAAGCGACAACGAACTTCTCTGAGAAAATTGGGGAAGGCGGGTTTAGTTCTGTTCACCAAGGAGTACTGCCAGACTCAACTCCTATAGCAGTGAAGAAACTTTTGAACCAAAACCATAGTAACAAACAGTACGTTGCTGAAGTTAGAAGTATCGGAACAATACAGCAGTGCAACGTGGTTCGGCTGCGCGGCTTTTGTGCAGAACAGTCAAAAAGGTTCCTAGTATATGGG
Proteins encoded in this window:
- the LOC139883738 gene encoding G-type lectin S-receptor-like serine/threonine-protein kinase At2g19130, which produces MSSNENETYAKQSSVAPHNFSWIVLEPTGLLQQLVWAKHIQEWKVLWVHPTTKCEIYPSCDAPTAIREMHRFVIALSDTWMIRSWKIVRANAKGDLRRNIWTAEKFLVQLLADDVLLRDFYGRIAQSDLKEERNKKEETHFEFLNSSCVLKKATTNFSEKIGEGGFSSVHQGVLPDSTPIAVKKLLNQNHSNKQYVAEVRSIGTIQQCNVVRLRGFCAEQSKRFLVYGYLANELEYLHERCRDCIIHCDIKPENILLDAELAPQIVDFGLAKLLGWDVSRVTTTMRGIRGYLPPEWISGGAITSKVDVFSCGKLLFEIISGKRDIEELNSNMRNYLPLQVANC